Proteins encoded in a region of the Caldalkalibacillus uzonensis genome:
- a CDS encoding MBL fold metallo-hydrolase — MKKQVLTGIYLVRIPLPFRLDHVNCYLLEGNGGWTVIDTGLHNQSTVNIWEKMLEGRLVQNIVITHYHPDHYGYAGGLQEKTRAPVWMSQTDAENGLRSWETAHIDRIRRHYPACGLPEQLANQMVANTESFLSLITPHPKIEHYLQDGETVNLGWERYTVITTPGHSDGMLCFYNKLNKVLFSADHILPKITPNISYWFHGDPNPLQSYLDALHKVKELDIEIVLPSHGEPFYNAHERIDEIVHHHHERLDKVLDVTRSERTVYEVCLQLFGDRLNVHEMRFAIGETIAHLEYLVQQGEMKKEEIRGKWLYANL, encoded by the coding sequence GTGAAAAAACAAGTGTTGACAGGTATATATCTGGTCCGCATCCCTCTGCCCTTTCGACTGGACCATGTCAATTGCTATTTATTAGAGGGAAATGGTGGCTGGACTGTGATTGACACAGGGTTACATAACCAATCGACAGTTAACATATGGGAAAAAATGCTAGAAGGCAGGCTTGTCCAAAACATTGTTATCACACATTATCATCCAGATCATTATGGCTATGCAGGAGGGTTGCAAGAGAAAACAAGAGCACCGGTGTGGATGTCACAAACCGACGCTGAAAATGGGCTCCGTTCCTGGGAAACAGCACACATTGACCGGATTCGCCGCCATTATCCCGCATGCGGGTTACCGGAACAGCTGGCCAACCAAATGGTGGCCAACACGGAAAGTTTTCTCTCACTGATTACCCCTCATCCCAAGATTGAGCACTACTTGCAAGATGGTGAGACAGTGAATTTGGGCTGGGAGCGGTACACTGTGATTACCACCCCCGGCCATTCTGATGGAATGTTGTGTTTTTATAACAAACTAAATAAAGTCCTGTTCTCCGCTGATCACATCCTGCCAAAAATCACGCCAAACATCTCCTACTGGTTCCACGGTGATCCCAATCCACTGCAGTCTTATCTAGATGCCTTGCATAAGGTGAAAGAGTTAGATATAGAGATTGTTCTTCCTTCACATGGTGAACCGTTTTACAACGCTCATGAACGTATTGATGAAATTGTGCATCATCATCATGAACGGCTGGATAAAGTGCTGGACGTTACTAGGAGCGAAAGAACCGTTTATGAAGTATGTCTGCAATTGTTTGGAGACCGGTTAAACGTTCATGAGATGCGGTTTGCCATCGGTGAAACAATCGCTCATCTTGAGTACCTCGTTCAGCAAGGAGAAATGAAAAAAGAAGAGATCCGGGGCAAATGGCTCTATGCTAATTTATAA
- a CDS encoding branched-chain amino acid ABC transporter permease, which translates to MELFLQQVINGLMIGSVYALVALGLTLVYGILHVPNFAHGAFYMVGAYATLMLMTHLGVHYWLAMAGSVVIVALLAVLSERLVFYPLRHAPPIHDKIAAIGILLFLEAGVQFMYGAEYRRMASPYSEPVSLFGITVTSQRLLVIVAAVLVMVVLHLFLRKTMVGATIIAMAQNREGAQLVGINPHKVAMLTFAISGALAAVAASLASPINLVYPGMGHLVILKAFVIIILGGMGSIPGAIVGGYILGLAESIGATYISGDYKDLIAFFLLVVILTIKPTGLFAKGAH; encoded by the coding sequence ATGGAACTCTTTTTACAACAAGTGATAAATGGTCTTATGATTGGCAGTGTCTATGCACTGGTCGCTCTAGGTTTGACATTGGTGTACGGGATCTTGCATGTCCCCAACTTTGCTCACGGTGCTTTCTACATGGTGGGAGCGTATGCCACTTTGATGCTGATGACCCACCTGGGCGTGCACTACTGGCTGGCCATGGCCGGATCCGTGGTCATAGTGGCCTTGCTGGCAGTGTTAAGTGAACGGTTGGTGTTTTATCCTTTGCGCCATGCGCCGCCCATTCATGACAAAATAGCTGCCATTGGCATCCTGCTGTTTTTGGAAGCAGGTGTGCAGTTTATGTATGGAGCGGAATACCGGCGTATGGCCAGTCCCTATTCTGAGCCGGTCAGCCTGTTTGGCATTACTGTCACCTCGCAGCGTTTGCTGGTTATTGTTGCTGCTGTGTTGGTCATGGTGGTCTTGCATCTGTTTCTGCGCAAGACCATGGTGGGGGCGACCATTATTGCCATGGCCCAAAACAGGGAAGGTGCCCAACTGGTCGGGATTAATCCCCATAAAGTGGCCATGCTCACCTTCGCCATCTCCGGAGCGCTGGCAGCCGTTGCTGCTTCGCTGGCTTCACCTATCAACCTGGTCTATCCGGGCATGGGCCATCTGGTGATCCTCAAAGCCTTTGTTATTATCATTTTGGGCGGGATGGGCAGTATCCCTGGAGCCATTGTCGGCGGCTATATACTTGGTTTGGCAGAAAGTATAGGTGCGACTTATATATCTGGCGATTACAAGGA
- a CDS encoding long-chain-fatty-acid--CoA ligase yields MNQVSAEKPWLKHVPKGNPLEVDIPEISVNQLLARSVEKYPDHTAVSFYNHTLSYAQLYGAVNRVASALVQKGIEKGDRVALMLPNCPQYPISYYAVLACGGIVVQINPMYKAQELLHVLRDSGAKLLIAYEPLLPTVEEIKDKTDLTEVITVSFSQGKGTFQTLLEDRGYQIPTVAINPREDVAVLQYTGGTTGRSKGAMLTHYNLVANAMQCIGTAEIQIEYGRERTLTVAPLFHVYGMTSGMNLTFAVGGNMILLPRFDVEEVLETIEKWRPTGFPGVPTMYIGLLQHPRFKEVDMTCFKTCSSGSAPLPIEVLNKVKAETGAPIAEGYGLSEASPVTHRNPVRGLQKPGSIGIPLPNTDAKIVDMATGQEELPPGEVGELIIKGPQVMKGYWNMLEETAHTLRNGWLYTGDLAKMDEDGFFYIVGRKKELILAGGYNVYPVEVEDVIYSHPAVLEAAVIGVPDAYRGETVKAVVVLREGATLETEELIAYCRERLANYKVPRLVEFRSELPKSAVGKILKRKLKEEQSNLSSPANDPAQKGDA; encoded by the coding sequence ATGAATCAAGTCAGTGCAGAAAAACCGTGGTTGAAGCATGTACCCAAGGGAAACCCTCTGGAAGTTGACATTCCTGAGATCAGTGTTAATCAGCTGCTGGCCCGCTCAGTGGAAAAATATCCCGATCATACAGCTGTAAGTTTTTACAATCACACGTTAAGTTATGCTCAGCTTTACGGGGCGGTTAACCGCGTGGCCAGTGCTCTGGTACAGAAAGGGATTGAGAAAGGTGACAGAGTGGCCCTTATGTTGCCCAATTGTCCTCAATATCCCATCAGTTATTATGCTGTGTTGGCCTGCGGCGGCATCGTGGTGCAGATCAACCCGATGTATAAGGCGCAGGAACTGCTGCATGTCTTGCGCGATTCGGGTGCTAAACTGCTCATTGCCTATGAACCGTTGTTACCCACGGTGGAAGAAATTAAAGATAAAACTGACTTGACTGAAGTGATTACGGTTTCCTTTAGTCAGGGAAAAGGTACATTCCAAACTTTGTTAGAGGACAGGGGTTACCAGATCCCAACTGTGGCCATCAATCCCCGGGAAGATGTGGCTGTATTGCAATATACAGGGGGGACAACCGGACGTTCCAAAGGGGCAATGCTTACCCATTACAATCTGGTAGCCAACGCCATGCAATGTATCGGCACTGCTGAAATCCAGATCGAATACGGCAGAGAACGGACATTAACCGTGGCACCCTTGTTTCATGTCTATGGCATGACCAGCGGTATGAATCTCACCTTTGCGGTAGGCGGTAATATGATTCTTTTACCCCGTTTTGATGTGGAGGAAGTGCTGGAAACCATTGAAAAGTGGCGTCCCACTGGATTTCCTGGCGTGCCCACCATGTATATTGGCCTGTTGCAACATCCAAGGTTTAAAGAGGTGGATATGACCTGTTTCAAAACCTGCAGCAGTGGTTCGGCTCCCTTGCCGATAGAGGTGCTGAACAAGGTTAAGGCAGAGACTGGCGCTCCGATTGCCGAAGGCTACGGTTTGTCCGAGGCCTCGCCCGTGACTCACCGCAATCCGGTCCGCGGTTTGCAAAAGCCAGGAAGCATTGGAATCCCCTTGCCCAATACAGATGCCAAAATTGTGGATATGGCCACAGGCCAAGAAGAACTGCCCCCAGGTGAGGTTGGTGAATTGATCATAAAAGGACCTCAGGTGATGAAAGGATACTGGAACATGCTTGAGGAGACAGCACACACCCTGCGCAACGGCTGGCTGTATACGGGCGATTTAGCCAAGATGGATGAAGACGGCTTTTTCTACATTGTAGGGCGCAAAAAAGAGTTAATTTTAGCTGGTGGCTACAATGTCTACCCTGTTGAAGTGGAAGATGTGATTTACAGCCATCCCGCGGTACTGGAAGCGGCGGTGATTGGTGTGCCCGACGCCTATCGGGGTGAAACAGTAAAAGCAGTGGTGGTCCTGCGGGAAGGGGCAACGTTGGAAACTGAAGAGCTGATTGCCTATTGCCGGGAGCGGCTGGCCAACTACAAGGTGCCGCGCCTGGTTGAATTCAGATCAGAACTGCCCAAATCAGCAGTTGGGAAAATATTAAAACGGAAACTGAAGGAAGAGCAAAGCAATCTCTCAAGCCCTGCAAATGATCCGGCCCAGAAAGGAGATGCCTGA